A genomic window from Actinomycetaceae bacterium MB13-C1-2 includes:
- a CDS encoding D-alanine--D-alanine ligase family protein: MAKTTERIDSRPLLVLLFGGRSGEHQISCATAGGVLRAIDGALWDVRAVGISPDGEWVPLPSKPEEYDLKDDSGYTVTADHRRVTFLPGSPRLIEYEVDTKGNPVDESISVIGDVDVVFPLLHGPYGEDGTVQGLLEFSGVKYVGCGVASSAVCQDKHLTKTVLKNAGIDVGQWVAFTREQWDRDSLRIKEDIAALGLPVFVKPCRAGSSLGVTRVDNDYELDAAIKDAQHHDPRVIVERAAGGREVECGVLAMASGEVHASAIGEINVLGDTFYDYRTKYFNPDGVDLQCPADLPDGVGDRIREIAVRAFEAVAGEGISRVDFFYDPETDKITLNEINTMPGFTPFSMYPTMFRESGLAYAELIEALLQEAISRPNGLR, encoded by the coding sequence ATGGCAAAGACCACCGAGCGAATCGATTCTCGCCCACTCCTCGTCCTCCTTTTCGGGGGAAGGTCGGGTGAACACCAGATCAGCTGCGCGACGGCGGGCGGTGTACTAAGGGCCATTGACGGCGCTCTATGGGACGTACGGGCCGTGGGAATATCGCCCGATGGCGAATGGGTTCCTCTGCCGAGTAAGCCCGAGGAATATGATCTAAAGGATGACTCGGGCTACACCGTGACTGCCGACCATCGGCGCGTTACATTCCTTCCTGGTTCGCCACGTTTGATCGAGTACGAGGTCGACACGAAAGGAAACCCAGTAGACGAGTCCATTTCGGTCATAGGTGACGTTGACGTCGTTTTCCCTCTGCTGCACGGTCCGTATGGTGAAGACGGCACGGTGCAGGGGCTACTTGAGTTCAGCGGGGTGAAATATGTCGGATGCGGGGTGGCCTCGTCCGCTGTGTGTCAAGACAAGCACCTCACGAAGACGGTTCTGAAGAATGCGGGGATCGATGTAGGACAGTGGGTTGCATTCACCCGAGAACAGTGGGACAGAGACTCACTGCGAATCAAGGAGGACATCGCCGCGCTGGGGCTTCCTGTATTCGTGAAGCCGTGCCGAGCTGGCTCCTCGCTTGGAGTAACGCGTGTCGACAATGACTACGAACTGGATGCCGCGATCAAGGACGCGCAGCACCACGATCCACGGGTGATCGTAGAGAGGGCTGCGGGCGGACGCGAGGTGGAGTGCGGGGTCCTCGCCATGGCCAGTGGAGAGGTACACGCGTCGGCGATCGGGGAGATCAACGTCCTCGGTGATACTTTCTACGACTACAGGACCAAGTATTTCAATCCGGACGGGGTCGATCTGCAATGCCCCGCCGATCTACCCGATGGGGTAGGAGACCGGATTCGAGAGATCGCAGTGCGGGCGTTCGAAGCGGTCGCAGGTGAAGGAATCTCAAGGGTTGATTTTTTCTATGATCCTGAGACCGACAAGATCACCCTGAATGAGATCAATACGATGCCCGGCTTTACACCTTTTTCCATGTATCCCACCATGTTTAGGGAATCGGGCTTGGCATACGCGGAGTTGATCGAAGCGCTACTGCAAGAGGCGATCAGCCGTCCGAATGGCCTCAGGTAG
- a CDS encoding glutathione synthetase: MSKPKVTLATAATLPDLYPDEAGLLDAMAERGMDPQIKIWNDPNVDWNDAGIVVVRSVVDYARDRKSFLEWASGIPRILNSYDVLTWNSDKHYLQELAKRGLPTITTTWVGADKHYNKHQVHSRFPAFGDFVLKPTVSSGVRDIGRYSTDSIEARQAAIAQAMDLLGNGRDIMIQRYEEAVDIHGEMSMVFFNGMLSHVVQKGALLNPAQVTDERIKETYVQATEARDQELRWAEQIHSVVHDYVRERTGRDEQFLFNRVDIVPDGNGSFLVMELAMVDADLYLDSTPTAIRNFADAISVRAFW, translated from the coding sequence ATGAGTAAGCCCAAAGTGACCCTGGCAACTGCGGCAACGTTGCCCGATCTTTACCCTGATGAGGCCGGTCTCCTTGACGCAATGGCCGAGCGCGGCATGGACCCCCAGATCAAAATCTGGAACGATCCGAATGTCGATTGGAATGACGCGGGCATCGTTGTGGTTCGTTCCGTCGTTGACTACGCCAGGGATCGGAAGAGCTTCCTGGAGTGGGCCAGCGGAATCCCGCGGATTCTCAACAGCTACGACGTGCTGACCTGGAATAGCGATAAGCACTATTTGCAGGAGTTAGCTAAGCGTGGTCTGCCGACTATCACGACTACCTGGGTAGGGGCCGACAAGCACTACAACAAACACCAGGTCCACTCACGTTTCCCGGCCTTCGGCGACTTTGTTTTGAAGCCAACCGTCTCCTCGGGCGTTAGGGATATCGGGCGGTACTCGACGGACAGTATCGAGGCGCGGCAGGCCGCGATTGCTCAAGCGATGGACCTATTGGGTAACGGACGCGACATCATGATTCAGCGGTACGAGGAGGCGGTAGACATCCACGGCGAGATGTCGATGGTTTTCTTCAATGGCATGCTGTCGCACGTAGTTCAAAAGGGAGCGCTACTTAATCCGGCTCAGGTTACCGATGAACGCATCAAGGAGACTTACGTTCAGGCCACCGAAGCCCGAGACCAGGAGCTTCGTTGGGCGGAGCAAATTCACTCCGTCGTTCACGACTACGTCCGTGAGCGCACTGGCCGGGATGAGCAGTTCCTGTTCAACCGTGTCGACATTGTGCCGGATGGCAACGGCTCCTTCCTGGTTATGGAGTTGGCCATGGTTGATGCGGATCTCTACCTGGATTCGACCCCGACCGCGATTCGCAACTTTGCCGATGCGATCTCGGTGCGCGCATTTTGGTGA
- a CDS encoding metallopeptidase family protein, with the protein MDSSEPLGADDGSPVTDAEFEEMVEQALESIPPELAQMVENCAFIVEDEPQWGRGTLLGLYQGRPITSRQDYYGVLPDTITIYQGPLVRHYPDREELRKQVHRTVIHEVGHYFGFDEEELRDLGWG; encoded by the coding sequence TTGGATAGTTCCGAGCCGTTGGGAGCGGACGATGGGTCACCGGTCACCGATGCTGAGTTTGAGGAGATGGTCGAACAAGCACTTGAGTCCATCCCACCGGAGCTTGCACAAATGGTGGAGAACTGCGCGTTTATCGTCGAGGATGAGCCGCAGTGGGGGAGGGGGACGCTGCTTGGGTTGTACCAGGGCAGGCCAATAACGTCGCGGCAGGACTATTACGGAGTTCTGCCAGACACTATCACCATCTATCAGGGTCCCCTGGTACGCCACTATCCGGATCGCGAGGAGTTACGGAAGCAGGTGCACAGAACGGTGATCCACGAGGTTGGACACTACTTCGGGTTCGACGAGGAGGAATTGCGCGATCTGGGCTGGGGGTAG
- a CDS encoding cation diffusion facilitator family transporter has translation MQESRDLSRFAWLSIAAAIVTIALKTGAWALTGSVGLLSDAAESIVNLAAAIVALIALKTIVRPADSKYTYGRSKAEYFSAAVEGVMIFVAAAVIMFMSVERFIHPKPLEHIGAGLIVSLVAAVINGVVGFILLRAGRRYGSITLEADGKHLFTDVITSVGVLVGIGLVALTGWERLDPIVGFIVGVNIVVTGARLVSESVQGLMDHTLPEAENATLVSILQSHTTDKVQFHGLQTRIAGQGKYANVDALVPGDWTVAEGHRFIEQIESEMETALPGLVVVTHIEPIEDPESYRDIPVGEVPIPPMR, from the coding sequence GTGCAAGAAAGCCGTGATCTTAGTCGTTTCGCGTGGTTGTCGATCGCTGCAGCGATTGTAACCATCGCATTGAAGACTGGCGCCTGGGCACTAACCGGCTCGGTTGGATTGCTCTCTGATGCGGCGGAGTCGATCGTTAATCTCGCCGCTGCTATCGTCGCCTTGATTGCTCTTAAGACAATCGTCCGACCCGCGGACTCAAAGTACACCTATGGCCGCTCGAAGGCCGAGTACTTCTCTGCTGCGGTCGAAGGAGTAATGATTTTCGTCGCGGCGGCGGTGATCATGTTCATGTCCGTTGAACGCTTCATCCACCCCAAGCCCTTGGAGCACATAGGCGCCGGCCTGATCGTCTCTCTCGTCGCGGCCGTGATTAACGGGGTCGTTGGATTCATTCTGCTGCGAGCTGGGAGACGGTATGGCTCCATCACACTTGAAGCCGATGGCAAACACCTCTTCACCGATGTCATCACATCAGTTGGGGTGCTGGTCGGCATCGGTCTAGTCGCACTCACCGGATGGGAGCGACTTGATCCGATAGTGGGTTTCATTGTCGGGGTCAACATCGTAGTAACCGGGGCCCGCCTCGTTTCGGAGTCTGTACAAGGACTAATGGACCACACGCTGCCCGAGGCCGAGAACGCAACCCTCGTCAGCATTCTCCAGTCGCATACCACCGATAAGGTTCAGTTCCACGGGCTACAGACGCGCATCGCGGGACAGGGCAAGTATGCCAATGTCGATGCACTGGTGCCGGGCGACTGGACCGTGGCCGAAGGGCACCGCTTTATCGAGCAGATCGAGTCGGAGATGGAAACTGCGCTTCCAGGTCTGGTGGTGGTCACTCACATCGAACCAATCGAGGATCCTGAATCCTACCGGGACATTCCCGTCGGAGAAGTTCCCATCCCGCCAATGCGGTAG
- a CDS encoding TipAS antibiotic-recognition domain-containing protein, translated as MEWSIQQVGQIAGVTSRTLRHYDDIGLVTPSRVGNNGYRHYDEKALVRLQRVLLLRQLGLRLSQIADVLEREVDEASVLMTHLSVLRQEQNRLTRQVAAVEHTIRSLKRKETLMAETMFDGFNHTQYKDEVEERWGADSYAKSDAWWQGKTENEKADWTARMKSLNRDWIAAASDPEVAADSERAQTLAARHVDWLRSIPGTPAADPNGDLDGYVKGLAEMYVCDERFAANYGGVEGASFVRDALVAYLT; from the coding sequence ATGGAATGGTCAATACAACAGGTCGGCCAAATCGCTGGCGTCACAAGTCGAACCCTCCGTCACTACGACGACATTGGCCTAGTGACGCCGAGCCGCGTCGGGAACAACGGCTACCGCCACTATGACGAAAAGGCGCTTGTTCGACTACAGCGCGTACTGCTCCTGCGGCAACTTGGTCTCAGGCTTTCGCAGATCGCCGATGTACTTGAACGAGAGGTCGACGAAGCCTCCGTATTGATGACGCATCTGTCCGTGCTCCGACAGGAGCAGAACAGGCTCACGCGGCAGGTCGCCGCAGTGGAGCACACGATTAGATCCCTAAAGAGAAAGGAAACGCTCATGGCCGAAACCATGTTCGACGGATTCAACCACACCCAGTACAAAGACGAGGTGGAAGAACGCTGGGGCGCTGATTCCTACGCAAAGTCAGATGCCTGGTGGCAAGGCAAGACCGAAAACGAGAAGGCCGATTGGACAGCTCGGATGAAAAGCTTGAACAGGGACTGGATAGCGGCAGCGTCTGACCCCGAGGTTGCCGCAGATTCGGAACGTGCCCAGACCCTGGCAGCTCGTCATGTTGACTGGCTCCGTAGTATTCCTGGTACACCGGCGGCCGACCCAAATGGTGATTTAGATGGATACGTGAAAGGGCTGGCCGAGATGTACGTCTGTGACGAACGCTTCGCCGCCAACTACGGAGGAGTCGAGGGAGCAAGCTTCGTGCGCGATGCACTTGTGGCATACCTGACGTGA
- a CDS encoding Nramp family divalent metal transporter, with the protein MSETSLPSNRETKQRGLWRLFGPAFVAAVAYVDPGNVAANLSAGAKYGYLLVWVLVLANIMAVIVQYLSAKLGIVTGRSLPEVLGDRMPRTSRLLYWAQAELVAVATDLAEVVGGALALYLLFGTPLLLGGLIVGVVSLLILALQHSGRGTTGQQRFEHVVIGLLAIITIGFVAGLFVAPPDWGEVVEGLVPRFADSGSVLLAASMLGATVMPHAVYLHSSLARDRHGSSTEPGRIRRLLHANRWDVVLALVVAGSVNIAMLLLAAASLRGVSGTDTIEGAAAAITTHLGAGIGIIFAIGLLASGLASTSVGAYAGAEIMSGLLHVKISLLARRLVTMVPALVVLGLGVDPTWALVLSQVLLSFGIPFAIVPLVWLTSRKEVMGEFVNGVWLRLAGAVVAVLIIALNLLLIWLTLTGQA; encoded by the coding sequence TTGTCCGAAACTTCCCTTCCGTCGAATCGGGAGACTAAGCAACGCGGTCTCTGGAGGCTATTTGGCCCTGCCTTTGTTGCCGCAGTTGCCTACGTCGACCCCGGCAATGTGGCAGCAAATCTCTCGGCCGGAGCGAAATACGGGTATCTCCTGGTCTGGGTGCTAGTGCTCGCGAACATCATGGCCGTGATCGTGCAGTACCTCTCAGCAAAACTCGGTATCGTTACTGGCCGTAGCCTCCCCGAAGTCCTCGGCGATCGGATGCCCCGAACGTCTCGCCTTCTCTACTGGGCCCAAGCCGAGCTAGTCGCCGTCGCTACCGACCTTGCAGAAGTGGTCGGCGGAGCCCTGGCCCTATATCTACTGTTCGGTACTCCCCTGCTGTTGGGCGGCCTGATCGTTGGGGTGGTGTCGTTGTTGATCCTCGCCCTACAACACAGCGGTCGCGGGACGACGGGACAGCAACGCTTTGAGCACGTGGTAATCGGACTCTTAGCAATCATCACAATCGGCTTTGTAGCGGGACTGTTCGTTGCACCCCCAGACTGGGGAGAGGTCGTCGAGGGACTGGTGCCCCGGTTCGCCGACTCCGGATCCGTTCTACTGGCTGCCAGTATGCTTGGCGCCACAGTCATGCCCCACGCGGTCTACCTACATTCGTCGCTCGCCCGAGATAGACACGGCTCCTCCACCGAGCCAGGTCGGATTCGCAGGTTGCTCCACGCTAACCGATGGGACGTCGTGCTCGCTTTGGTTGTGGCAGGCAGCGTTAACATCGCCATGCTACTGCTGGCTGCCGCGTCGCTCCGAGGCGTTTCCGGTACGGACACCATCGAGGGGGCAGCGGCGGCTATCACCACACATCTCGGTGCCGGGATCGGAATTATCTTCGCCATCGGCCTGCTAGCCTCGGGACTTGCCTCGACCTCAGTCGGAGCGTACGCCGGCGCGGAGATAATGAGCGGTCTACTGCACGTAAAGATCTCGCTGCTGGCACGCAGGCTAGTTACTATGGTGCCTGCTCTGGTGGTTCTCGGTCTGGGAGTTGACCCCACCTGGGCGCTAGTCCTAAGTCAAGTGCTTCTGTCGTTCGGCATTCCATTTGCTATCGTCCCGCTCGTGTGGTTGACCAGTCGCAAAGAAGTGATGGGAGAGTTCGTAAACGGAGTATGGTTACGTCTCGCAGGTGCCGTGGTAGCCGTACTCATCATCGCGCTAAATCTGCTGCTTATTTGGCTAACATTAACTGGACAAGCCTAG
- a CDS encoding DUF6328 family protein has protein sequence MYTENRTIDDGRGESANMRADRNWNELMQELRVMQTGAQVLTGFLLAVAFQPRFTELSRAQLAFYLTLVVLATLATILSIAPVVLHRALFRKGVKPRLVTYGTRFVSIDLVIVLSLTVGVLTFIVQFALGDHAAWIALIVSVTVVAGVLVTISGISRKARRVDLDD, from the coding sequence ATGTACACCGAGAATAGAACGATTGACGACGGACGAGGCGAGTCTGCAAATATGCGCGCCGACCGCAACTGGAACGAACTGATGCAAGAGTTGCGAGTGATGCAAACTGGCGCACAGGTATTGACAGGTTTTCTCCTAGCAGTGGCGTTTCAGCCACGATTCACAGAGCTAAGTCGCGCCCAGCTGGCCTTTTACTTAACTCTGGTCGTGCTGGCGACCCTCGCAACGATCCTCTCGATCGCTCCCGTGGTCCTGCATAGAGCGCTATTTCGCAAGGGAGTCAAGCCGAGGTTAGTAACCTACGGGACACGATTCGTGAGTATTGATCTAGTTATCGTTCTGTCGCTTACTGTGGGTGTTCTGACCTTCATCGTGCAGTTCGCACTGGGAGACCATGCGGCTTGGATCGCACTAATTGTCTCGGTGACCGTTGTCGCAGGGGTTCTTGTGACAATCTCCGGCATAAGCAGAAAGGCTCGCAGGGTCGATCTAGACGACTGA
- a CDS encoding glycoside hydrolase family 2 TIM barrel-domain containing protein: MLRTPFNDDWTFTKEDVPGSSVPVTLPHDAMIREVRDPNLPGGQNTGYFPGGRYRYSKTFQAPESETAILEFEGVFHRSKVLLNGTEVGGRPSGYATFHVPLTTCLQDGENLIEVVVDTTDQPNSRWYTGSGIYRPVSLLTASSVHIEPFGFRLLTDSTSSESALIQAIVDVANEEDRAQELTITVTLSSPTGKKTTAKASLTVPSRATGTFRLPITVNNPELWSPENPALYQAEATVRSGRKTLDREEVTTGIRSVTVDAENGLQLNGQTINLRGACIHHDNGVLGAAEFDAAAERRVRRLLDAGYNAIRSSHNPTSNAVLRACDKLGMLVMDEFSDAWYFPKQVGDYGNDFDKWWQRDLDAMVLRDANHPSVIMYSIGNEISETSQPRGIELSNEMTARIRNLDATRPLTNGINLILNAFAQSDEKREKQLEKARTQGEDQNKNLIVLLNYAMGAMERIMPLVGGSKKADALSRDSFAPLDIAGYNYAPFRYRKDGELYPDRVIVGSETNPPDIAENWAMVEELPYLIGDFQWTGWDYLGEAGIAVKRYNQPRAMFLPYPALLAGEPVIDILGNSQTQMYLNRIAYGLEEGPVLAVQPVNHAGEKQSSTPWRFTNSIRSWAWEGYEGTIAVVEVYANAHMVYLLLNGERIGSASIGKKEGYTTTFEVPYTEGTLEAVAYDAAGRELGRDRLRSASSDLRLTLESDRDNLAADGQDLAHVSIAFTDSSGVVRPLADRPVRVRVDGAGVLAGSGSANPITEDRYTTGRFTTYGGRGLAIIRSTGESGEVRVSVEAEGVSPTSLMISAE, encoded by the coding sequence ATGCTTCGCACGCCATTCAACGATGACTGGACTTTCACCAAAGAAGATGTGCCGGGTTCGTCAGTTCCGGTCACGCTTCCCCACGATGCGATGATCCGCGAAGTTCGCGATCCCAATCTCCCCGGTGGCCAGAACACCGGCTATTTCCCAGGCGGACGGTACCGTTACTCAAAGACCTTCCAGGCTCCAGAATCAGAGACTGCCATCCTGGAGTTTGAGGGCGTGTTTCATCGTTCGAAAGTACTGCTTAACGGAACCGAGGTCGGTGGAAGACCGTCGGGTTACGCCACCTTCCACGTGCCACTTACGACCTGCCTTCAGGATGGGGAGAATCTGATCGAGGTAGTGGTTGATACAACCGACCAGCCGAACTCACGCTGGTACACGGGATCCGGCATCTATCGCCCCGTCAGTCTCCTCACCGCTTCTTCGGTCCACATCGAACCATTCGGGTTTCGCCTCTTGACCGATTCCACTTCCTCAGAATCCGCATTGATTCAGGCTATCGTCGACGTGGCAAATGAGGAGGACCGTGCTCAGGAACTCACCATCACAGTCACCCTGAGCTCCCCCACCGGAAAGAAGACGACGGCGAAGGCATCCCTCACTGTTCCCTCGCGTGCCACCGGGACTTTTCGCCTGCCGATCACCGTCAACAATCCAGAGTTGTGGTCGCCGGAGAATCCCGCGCTATACCAAGCGGAGGCAACGGTTAGATCCGGGCGCAAAACCTTGGACCGAGAAGAAGTCACCACAGGAATTCGTTCGGTGACAGTCGATGCAGAGAATGGCCTCCAGCTCAACGGGCAGACTATCAATCTTCGCGGGGCCTGCATCCACCACGACAACGGGGTCCTCGGAGCGGCGGAGTTCGACGCAGCCGCGGAACGCAGAGTTCGCCGACTTCTCGATGCCGGATACAACGCCATTCGCTCTTCACACAATCCCACCTCGAATGCGGTATTGCGGGCCTGCGATAAGCTCGGAATGCTGGTCATGGATGAGTTTTCTGACGCTTGGTACTTCCCCAAGCAAGTTGGCGACTACGGCAACGATTTCGATAAGTGGTGGCAGCGTGACCTCGACGCGATGGTACTGCGCGACGCCAATCATCCCTCAGTCATCATGTATTCGATTGGGAACGAGATATCGGAGACCAGTCAACCTCGTGGCATCGAGCTAAGCAACGAGATGACCGCGCGAATCAGAAATCTCGACGCGACGCGTCCTCTGACCAACGGAATCAACCTCATTCTCAACGCGTTTGCCCAAAGTGACGAGAAGAGGGAAAAACAACTTGAGAAGGCCCGAACACAGGGGGAAGACCAGAACAAGAACCTGATCGTCCTTCTCAACTACGCGATGGGGGCGATGGAGCGAATCATGCCTCTCGTGGGCGGATCTAAGAAAGCAGACGCTCTTAGCCGAGACTCTTTTGCTCCCCTAGACATCGCCGGATACAACTACGCTCCCTTCCGCTATCGGAAGGACGGCGAGCTGTATCCGGATCGAGTCATTGTCGGGAGTGAAACAAATCCACCGGATATCGCAGAGAACTGGGCGATGGTGGAAGAACTCCCCTACTTGATTGGCGATTTTCAGTGGACGGGTTGGGACTATCTGGGTGAAGCGGGAATCGCCGTTAAGCGGTACAACCAACCGCGAGCCATGTTCCTCCCCTACCCCGCATTGCTTGCGGGCGAGCCTGTCATAGACATCCTGGGGAATTCTCAGACGCAGATGTACCTGAACCGGATCGCCTACGGTCTGGAGGAGGGCCCGGTCCTCGCAGTGCAGCCCGTAAATCACGCGGGCGAAAAGCAGAGCAGTACGCCGTGGCGCTTCACAAACTCTATCCGTTCCTGGGCATGGGAAGGCTACGAAGGGACCATCGCCGTCGTTGAGGTCTACGCGAACGCTCACATGGTCTATCTACTTCTTAACGGCGAGAGAATCGGATCCGCTTCCATCGGCAAGAAGGAAGGCTATACGACCACCTTCGAAGTTCCCTACACGGAGGGAACTCTTGAGGCTGTTGCCTATGACGCAGCCGGGCGCGAACTGGGTCGCGACCGCCTACGAAGCGCCAGCTCAGACCTGCGACTAACTTTGGAATCAGATCGGGACAACCTCGCTGCAGATGGACAGGATCTCGCACACGTTTCAATCGCCTTCACCGACTCAAGCGGTGTTGTCCGCCCGCTCGCTGACCGCCCAGTTCGAGTGCGAGTCGACGGTGCCGGGGTCCTGGCTGGTTCAGGCAGTGCGAATCCGATCACCGAGGATCGCTACACGACGGGTCGGTTCACCACATACGGCGGACGCGGCCTGGCCATAATCCGTTCGACCGGAGAATCGGGTGAGGTCAGGGTGAGCGTCGAAGCCGAGGGGGTTTCTCCCACGTCTCTGATGATCAGTGCGGAATAG
- a CDS encoding type 1 glutamine amidotransferase domain-containing protein — protein sequence MPNLSGKKVAFLLKRGVEQPELTEPWRVVEEAGGQPVLVSEEHGTVTALIGDWDRGDDFEVDLTLDEADPTDFDALVLPGGTLNSDKLRSNPKAIAFVKSFFDADKTVASICHGPWIIIEAGVIPGRTLTSTTRIATDLKNAGAIWIDEEVVVDGNLITSRSPRDIEAFNAALLDALAE from the coding sequence ATGCCGAATCTATCTGGCAAGAAGGTGGCCTTTCTCCTCAAGCGAGGAGTCGAGCAACCGGAACTCACTGAGCCGTGGCGCGTGGTTGAAGAAGCGGGTGGGCAGCCCGTCCTCGTCTCAGAAGAACACGGAACCGTAACCGCCCTAATTGGTGACTGGGATCGTGGCGATGATTTCGAGGTAGATCTGACGTTGGATGAGGCCGACCCGACCGATTTCGACGCACTGGTGCTTCCCGGAGGAACGCTCAATTCGGACAAGCTCCGCTCTAATCCGAAGGCGATTGCTTTCGTGAAGTCATTCTTCGACGCAGACAAGACCGTAGCGTCAATCTGTCACGGACCGTGGATCATTATTGAGGCCGGAGTTATTCCGGGGCGAACGCTCACCTCCACCACCCGAATCGCAACAGATCTCAAGAATGCGGGAGCTATCTGGATCGATGAGGAAGTCGTGGTTGACGGGAACTTGATTACCAGTCGTAGTCCGCGCGACATTGAGGCCTTCAACGCAGCACTACTAGATGCTCTAGCAGAGTAA
- a CDS encoding DUF2207 domain-containing protein, which produces MGTQRIAPSLTGAVEQTPAPTSRRLVGLFLVLIGMLTILTAAVPAHADARDDVIRKVDINVELSEDGVAHITETYTWDFGDRNGLGFYRTLVQHMGWPDDSTLIRKYEYSNFAVSSPSGAPAEVWVEDEEGDELLVSVGAPDGSNDTRSGVQTYILSYDMAGALNQIRDKQGTEDQDEFYWNAFNDWDVRMEDITVTVQGPSGVVDVACYAGTYGSSTPCDDYSSSGPTATFHAKALPAGSALSIMAAYEANSFTNASPILIAAPEYDQEFAEEGSSVIVWPWVLGTAVAIVAGIAGLIALFIHRSRDFHYVGLAPSELPRPGNESYYAVELLKDVPPITVQHLPPAGLAPAEAALILDKDAKTSTLSATILDLAIRGYLIIAEVDSKKRWKPNDWLIARTPNPPSITGLKPFEANLLGHLLGARESVLIFEISGSFYEQTAQYRQDLLNTGFSNDWLIKKLGRPRTPRGRALFEQSRGFREYLRTVDPSSLRWDQDYDIFSNYLPWAMAFGLTQRWSEMFDRRSAELGYEVIPTWYLVGGGATPASFTDVSRAMNRFSAQASTSLATTPASSGGSGSFSSGGGFAGGGGGGGGGGGR; this is translated from the coding sequence ATGGGAACTCAGAGAATTGCGCCGTCCTTGACCGGTGCTGTAGAGCAAACTCCAGCACCGACTAGCAGAAGACTGGTCGGCCTCTTCCTCGTCCTGATCGGAATGCTCACGATTCTCACGGCTGCAGTGCCAGCTCATGCCGATGCCCGCGATGACGTGATTCGTAAAGTGGACATTAACGTTGAGTTGAGCGAGGACGGCGTAGCCCACATCACCGAGACGTACACATGGGATTTCGGAGACCGAAATGGTCTCGGTTTCTATCGCACCCTTGTTCAACACATGGGGTGGCCGGACGACTCAACCCTCATACGAAAGTACGAGTATTCGAACTTTGCTGTCTCCAGCCCGTCCGGGGCTCCTGCCGAAGTCTGGGTTGAGGACGAGGAAGGTGACGAACTGCTGGTTTCCGTTGGCGCGCCAGACGGATCGAATGACACACGTTCAGGCGTCCAAACCTACATACTCTCGTATGACATGGCCGGGGCCCTGAACCAGATACGAGACAAGCAGGGCACCGAAGACCAAGACGAGTTCTACTGGAACGCCTTCAACGACTGGGACGTCCGAATGGAAGACATCACCGTCACTGTTCAGGGCCCTTCTGGTGTCGTTGATGTCGCCTGCTATGCGGGAACCTACGGTTCATCTACCCCCTGTGATGACTACTCCAGCTCCGGACCCACCGCTACGTTCCATGCCAAGGCTCTTCCTGCCGGTAGTGCTCTCTCAATTATGGCGGCGTATGAGGCGAACTCGTTCACTAATGCTTCCCCGATCCTGATCGCGGCGCCAGAATACGATCAGGAGTTTGCAGAGGAGGGATCGTCCGTGATTGTCTGGCCGTGGGTCCTGGGGACTGCGGTCGCAATAGTTGCGGGGATTGCGGGACTTATCGCGTTGTTTATCCATAGGTCTCGGGACTTTCACTACGTTGGTTTAGCTCCGTCAGAGTTACCGAGGCCAGGCAACGAAAGCTACTACGCTGTTGAGCTCCTCAAAGACGTACCTCCCATTACGGTGCAACATCTCCCGCCCGCAGGTCTAGCACCGGCGGAAGCAGCGCTGATCCTTGACAAGGATGCCAAGACCTCCACCCTCTCGGCCACCATCTTGGACCTCGCAATTCGCGGCTATCTGATAATCGCCGAAGTCGATTCCAAGAAGCGCTGGAAACCAAACGATTGGCTGATTGCACGAACGCCCAACCCCCCAAGCATCACCGGACTCAAACCATTTGAGGCCAACCTGCTAGGCCACCTCCTGGGAGCGCGCGAGTCGGTCCTCATCTTCGAGATAAGCGGAAGTTTCTATGAACAAACCGCACAGTATCGCCAAGACCTTCTAAATACCGGTTTCAGTAATGATTGGCTCATAAAGAAACTTGGGCGTCCAAGGACCCCCAGAGGCCGCGCTCTCTTTGAGCAAAGCCGCGGTTTCCGAGAGTATCTGCGTACCGTAGACCCCTCCAGCCTGCGCTGGGATCAGGACTATGACATCTTTTCAAACTATCTTCCCTGGGCAATGGCCTTTGGATTGACGCAGCGATGGAGCGAGATGTTCGATAGGCGCTCCGCCGAACTCGGCTACGAGGTGATCCCGACCTGGTATCTGGTTGGAGGCGGTGCTACCCCCGCTTCGTTTACTGATGTTTCCCGGGCGATGAATCGCTTCTCTGCGCAGGCATCAACCAGTCTTGCAACAACCCCCGCTTCTTCGGGTGGTTCTGGCTCGTTCAGTAGTGGTGGCGGATTCGCTGGCGGCGGCGGTGGAGGTGGAGGAGGCGGAGGTCGATAA